TTATAGCATACCATGTATCTCTATGatattttctttttaacttagacctcaatttaaaacttaaaatttcaaagtatttgaaaaaaaaattcaattagaATCAGATTAGTTTCAAACTTtctgagaaaataaaatataaaacccATCTTGGTCTCAAAGAATGTGGTGGAGATATCAAGATCCTCCTCGAGAAAGACTTTAATCCTTCTTGGAGTTGCGGCGATGTTGTGCAGCCGTTGCCTAATCATGTCCAACCCCCCAACAATAAGGGTGCAGCATACATTGAGGGAAAAGTCGAGGGCCCGAAAATGCTCGGAGAGCTGGCAGGCAAGCTCGCAGGTGGGAGTGAGGACGAGGGCGAAGACACCATAGGGGTCCTCGGCAATGTGGTGGAGGATGGGGAGTGCGAAGGCAGCGGTCTTCATGTTGCCAATCTGGGTGATGCCGAGGACATCGGCAACGGTGAGGATGCAGGAGATACAATGATGCTGGATAGAGGTGGGCCAACCATCAACTACATTCAAGTAATTAAGAAATAACGCAATCGTGTATTCTAATAAAGATTGAATGATctgaaacaaagcattatatactAAGATTCTAAGATTATGCCCTATAATTCATCATACCTAGTACATTCTAAAcatcataaattattaatttctaaataatTTTACTGTTCCAGTTCGTTTTTATCTAAACTATTACTTTGAATGTTTATAGTTTGCtccaattaaattataaattaaattattatatttatagtttgCTTTATGTTGAAATCTATTATTTTGATAGTTATTATTTCGTATTTGTAAAATCAAAAAGTCCGTATATCGTCCGGCCACTATGCTAGTTTTTTATCTAAGAGAATACAAGGTTGCGAATGGAATGCATTGACTTGTGATCCAACATAGCCCAACCTAATTAGACCCAAAAACAATCCATTTTGGCAACTTGAGGTTGGGTTAAAGTCGATTTAGAAATTGAGCTAGGTCTAGATTTTATATTTTCCAATTCAATCCGACCCAAAATATATAATATCTATCTCTAATTTGAGTCAAAAAAATAGATCCGCATAACTTGAACTCGATCCAACCTGACttaaaattacaaattatataaatctgcatctctttttttttttttggtatatacAGGCGGTCACATCACTTTAGTGTGAAAGTAGCTTAAAAAATCATAGTACAAAAGATCCCGCAGCATCAGCGAACAAGTCTCGCTCGATCGTCGGGCCCAATCTCTGAAATATTTCATTACATATGATGCGATTCAATCGACTGCGCTATTCGTCTTCTAATAGACATGCCGAACTGCCATCACAATGAAGAGACGAACACTTCTTTGCTCATCTTAACAACCCTATCTCAACAAAGGGATATGGAGAGGgcagaagagaggaggaagaagaagaaaaatagaagaggGAGGCAAACAATATTCTCAAATATCGATAATGCAAAACTTGGATTTTCTTTAGTTACGTATCAATGGATATTTATTGATTAAAATCCTAATAAGAATctatacagaaaaaaaaaaaaaaaaaccaaaacacTCATAAAACTTTAGTTCCAATCAAAATAGAATTGCTCAATAAGaataaaattctctaattttaaataaaataaaattagcttaaataaaaaaaatctttctaattaatatatttacGTTTAATAGTAGTGTGCCTATATTTTTCATGGAATGGTCCTTCATCATCAACTCTCAcatgattagatttaaaaattattatttatttgatagATTTTGTTTAAATATTTGCAAGTGTattgataatttattttaaaatcacaGTTTGTGAATTTTTATCAAAAGAACGATCATTTGTTGGATCACATTGATTTTTGAATAAAGCTAATTTTTACTTTATTGTTAAtacattttaataattatatatttaattataaattattatattttagctAAAAACAATAGTTAAATATTTGACTCAAACTATAGGCCAAGCAAGATTTGGACCTAATTTAAATGTAAATATTTCAAGTTGGGTAAGGATCATACTGGACTCCTATTCAACCTCAATGACTCATGGGGTCTATAACTTCTTTCGTTCATGgtaactgttgcggccaatccccacATCGTCTGGTCATcgagaacgagcacctgcaaaagaaagtccacactgactggaggtggctccggcggggaccctccgacggtcaagtcagagaggagactaggcaacagtaaaaaagaaacaaggagctcaacgagagagggatagagagagagggagcaagcccaagagtttttcgaagggacctctagtACTGTTGCctcccccgatatatatagtggagcatggtatggcgccgtcattaatggcgcggacaattgaagaattgtcaattcactgaaGACTGTCgagtcgccgtaaaggtgtcaaatcgccgtggagctgtcaaatcgctagggttggccatgccttaggtgggataatgcccttaggcggcagtgtcgtatgccgttgtcaggactgacagtctctggcagtagtacggcgattggaggagccgaccgaccataggtcggcggccagctgaGGGGTGTTGGGTGAAAATTTggacccctccgacagtcagtcgggcacgttgcaggagtcgggcatcggactccatagtgcagtcggttgggagagcgaaaaagatctgtccgaccgacgtatcctcggtcggtcgatAGCCGTCGATCGATCGGTAACGGCACCCGTTGGTCAGTCGGTCACGGCACCCGTCGGTCGGTTGGTCACGgcacccgtcggtcggtcggtcggtcggtgaagTCGGGCGTCGGACATGTAGGCCCGATGATGAGTCGGCATGAGTGAAATCGGTCGATATTTTCCAATAGTAACCAATCTAAAAGCAAAGACCCTAAATTCCCTATCATTCAAAAACCTAATTCATTCTCAACAACCCAATCTTAATTCAATAGCTCTAATAACTTGGATCCAATCCCAAGTACAAAGATGGCAATTGGGTTGAATCAAATCGGATACAAGTCGCATGGGATATAAGTTGGATAAAAAATTCATTATTCCAAATCTGAATAGTTAAAATTCCATATCAAATCCCGATCatttaattaaataaagaatttaatgtttttttatcaaaaaaataatttaatatcatTTACAGCAACTTGAGTCGAGCTAAATGAATTAagcattattatttattattattagagCAGAGCACTCGTACATCTCCCGTCGTGATAAATCCAGACCCATCGTCTCTTTTCCTTTCTCGTCGACATTCCCTCCCCATTCACTTTGTCATCACGGCGTAACATCCAGAGGCCGGGAGGGCATGCTTTGATGAAAGACCTTGATTTATTATTCCATCAGTGAATCCCAGCCGCTTCCTTCCTTTGCCCTGCACCGGGGTGATGCAAGTCCCTTTCCCGGACTCGGATCTGGTTACCTTCGGTGGGATAGAGTAGTCGACCAAAGCTTTTGGTTCTTTTGGGAGGCCACCGTGGCTTGGCATGAAAATATTATATGTATCAGATGTCAGTGAACTAAGATAAATTTCGAAGCATATGTACAGTAGAGAGCAtgcaattgaaaaaaaatagtatcTGGATCATCCCAGCACACATCTAGGAGACTATCATGATGGATAATGCACAATCGAAAATTTGTGAAATACAAGGATAGATATGGCGTGTTATTCACGGTGGGATTTGCATGATCTACCTAGATCAaatcaagaaaataatttttcgcaCAATCAAGAACCGGTAATATATAGGGGTTCACATGGCGTGTTATTCACCGTGGCATTTGTGCGGTCCAATTGCATCTAGTGCATGCAATACGGGGCATTTTTCGGCTtacatatatattattttttttttccaggaCAATGAACTGGCTGGTAGAGCACCAGCGGAAGCTTGTGGTTGTCCACGCAGTTTGATTGGCTCTTGTTAATTTGTGTGGTCCACTCAGGCGGTATCATGGATTTTTATTTGGGTCCACTtgtattcaaattttcattcaaagGTTGGACATCTTTGACTTAATtggggatatatatatatatatatatatatatattgataaaggATATGTGGGTAATTTTAATTATGATCTTTGATAATGGCAATTGTTCGATCTTTttagtctttctctttttcttagctATGATTTTTAACAGTGATCGGTCATTTTTCATGTACTAGTTGCTCGATGCACCAAAGCCGATCAATTTGAGGTAGTATGAGCAGATCAATCGAGCTGAATTCTGTCGGAGGTTGCCCATGCTACTACCATGCTTGTCGCGGTGTATATCAAGAATTGTTTGGTTTAGTGCACCTCTGCGCaagatattttaataaaaaaaatattttaaaacatccAATAGTGGAAAACAAAGAACCCACAGAAATTTGATTCTTACGACGTGAATGCTAGTGGTTTTACTCTTGATTAGCCACGTTTCCACTCTTTCAAGCCAAACTCTATCGAACTTGTGAGTGGATGGAGATGCCTGATGTCTATCTGCAACTGATTCCTTTCATCAACAAACTCTTCTTTtgcatctcattttttttattatttctttttcagttttttttttttttaactaaaagTGAGTGCAGATAGGATCAAATATCTATGATTTAACTTAACCTAAAaacttttcatcaaaaaaaaaaaaaaaaacttaacctaaaaattaaaaacttttgCGTCAATGGAATCGAAACCATCCAATCCATTAGATTCTGGTCGTCCTTTGTGCACTTGATCATCCACGACTCTTGATGTCCTCATAAAGTATTGTATGCGCTGCCACAGACAAAACGATGCCTTTCCAGCCCAGTCACCTACGTTTTCTCCGTATACTTCCGTGTTCGCTCCTCTTGCTTACGCCACACGAGACCGGGCAAAAAATTAGTCCGAAGGCTCAAAGAAACCGTTCCCGTAGCTAACAACAAAGGCGTGGAACCCAAAACCAAAAAGAATTCTctcccttcctcctcctctttcCCTTCCCTTTTGATACCTTTTCTTTTTGATAAAACCTTTTCAACTTTCTTTTCCTCCAAAGCTTGAGCGGTGGAAGAACAAAAACAGAGCGATGGAGATCTCCGCCGCGATCTCCGACGCCATCTCGCTGGCTGCCACCCACGGCCTCGCCTTCTCCACCAAACTCCTCCTCGCCCGCCCGTCCCCGACCCTCGCCCTCTCCGCCGCTCCCCCCACCGCCGTCCGCTCCGACTTCTACCGCCCCGCCGCCCCCCGCGCCCTCGTCCGCCGCCCCCGCCGCACCCGCCGCCGCTCCCTCACCGATGGCGACGGCGGCGAAGAGGACGCCTTCTCCGGCGACGGGGACGGAGACGACGGCCCCTTCGGCGGCGGAGGGGGCGGTGGTAGGGGTTGGAATTTTGGCGGTGGGAGTAACTGGTCGGGGTCGGATTGGGATGGATCGGAGTCTCCCTCCTTTTCTTCGTCGGATCCGGCGTTTGATTTCATCTACGAGATCGTGTGCTGGATCGCCCTCTCCAACTGCACCCACTTTGCTTGGAAGAAGCTGGGGCGGCTTCTGGCGGAGAGAGGAAAGGTGATTTCTTTCCGATTGCTGCCGTTCATGTGCTGATTGGGGATCGAGAATCAAAAAGGTGGCAATTTGATGGCttggtgctctccttccccacccGCCCTCTATCCGTTGATGTAAATATCCGTACattttcttataaattttctttttattcatttaagtCCGCAATTACTTTACTTATCACCTATATTTCTATGTACTAGTTTATGatcaatggatttttttttttttcctcttttaacAAATTATCTGATCCGAGGCTCTCATGTTGTTCCTATTGTACACATCTCTCGCTTCCTTGTGCATGAATGATTAGTGAATTATGGATGTGGTGAATAATTCAAAGttggaacctttttttttttttacatcgttTCAATTTAATAATATACTGAATTGCATTGACGGTGACTCTTAATGCAGTTTAAAAAAAGTTTGTTTGTGATCCAACTCTAATCTGTACAAGACATCGGACATGGAATATTTGGGTCCAAAATTCTTCAATGCTTTTGCATTACTGAGAATTGATCGCATTATTCATGAGATTTGCTCTTGCTTTTGTATTCATGATATATGGAACAGATTTTCAGATAGCTAAATATAATATTTGCCCCTAGATTGCCTTCAATTTTATTGCAGGGCCTTTTCAATGGCAGATTACAATTTTTGTTGTACTTTAAATTGTAAGGAGCTATGGAACTAGGATAAGCTTTTCTAGTGTGTCTGCATACCAATGGATAATTTCAGTTGAATAGAGAAGTTGGTTAGCTTAGTGGATGTTATATTGAATTTCTGTAAACCAAATTAGAATCCATAAATTTCAGGATGATGTGGTTAAACAGCTTCTTAAACAAGTACTTGAAGAAGCAAAGAAAGAGCGAAGTGCAGACAAGTATTAATATTGCAGAAGAAGTTTAATCGTCCATGTATTTTTACATGGGTGCTGAGATATAGTGGTGACTGGTGTTTGTTATTTTATCGACCATAAAACATATGTTATTGGGTAATGGGAAATGGACATTGGATATAGTCAAACCTAAATAGTAATGTGATATGTAGTGGTATCATCAAAGGCCGCAAGgcttttaatttgacttggtggtACCTTTGAGTTGGAAAGTCAATTGCCAAAGCAATTGAATTGCTTAGGCAGATGACGGAAAGATGTGTAGAAAAAAGGAACATTTTGCACATGAAGCATATGACGGAACACCTCAAGTCATGATTTTCGTGGCTTAGTTAGAAGCAGATATGAATGAATATTGGCAACTGTTGGAGGCTATTGTGGTGAGATTGAGGACTTTCTTGGTGAGCTTACTTCAAGCATTTGCATTGGCCTATATCTTTTCACACTTATCTAGATGAATTAACCATACGGAACGGATGCGCTGCTTTCCTGCTCCGTACTGACGGCTATATCTCTTCCTTTCtttgtatctttctttttctcattttctttcttctttctttcttcctctttttttcctttctttgctttttcttttttcactttctttcttctttccttccttcgttcccttttttttctccttttcttcttcttctttccttcctttcgttttttccttccttttcttcttctttccttccttccttTCCTCTTCCTTCTTATTTCCCTATGTAGACGGATTTTGGAGTCCTGCCCTTATCTCAGTTTCCATTTGGTCATGGAAATAGGTCGGAAAGGTCAGGAAGCTCGCTGGGAATTTAAAACCATGAGTACAAGAGAGTATGCATAGGGATCGCAAATGTAAGATTTAAAGTAAATGAAAATGCTGTTGTAGCAGCGGGAGTTTTAATGCTTAAGGATCATAGATACACTTCAGATAAACACAGAGGCATTCATCTTGGCCTATATACTTGAGTTACCTTACTTGCGTTCTTCAATGGCAAAGAATTCTGTTTTCATTGATTGGGTATATTTATGGGCTTACCTGCGTACAAAGAGTTCTGGGCTTGATTCTTGAGTGGCCTTGAAATATGTTCTCATTGATTGGGTATGCCATTGACCATGGGTTTCGAACAAATTTTTTCCTCGGGTTTGGATTTTTGTACAACTTTAAATGGCTGATGCACGTGACATGTTTTAATATACTTACAGGTATCAAATAGATATTTGCTATCAGTTTGCATTATCTTTTTGTTCATTACTCAAGTTATTTCTAACCTCCCCCTTATTCAATCCTTCTGAACTTGCTTCGACAATTGTAAGTGGTAACATTTGATCCCATGCCCAAATTCTGGATGCATAAGATTTTTGGCTGAACTTTGGATACTTGTATTGGAATCCCGCCTCATATGAGGCGATTCTTTATCTCAAATTACTGCAAGAGCACGGGACCATTTTTTCTAAAAGGATTTTATATGGCATTTGTGTGATCTTTCCATGTTTTGCTGGGTTTATCAAGCCATTGGCAAAGATAATAGATTGGAACAACTCTGTGCAGCAGCTAAGCTCTAGCTTTCATTGGGCTCGAGTTGTACTTTAGAAAATGCTGATAAACTTGAGAAGGAAAATAACACATGCATCTGCACatgacatgcatgcatacatgcacACAGTAATGCTACAACTTGCACCGGAGATATCAGCAATTGTCTAAACTGGACAATTGGTTTGTCATGTGATATCTCACATGTGAGAGGAAATGGTGATAGAGGTTAGCACCAGGTAAGATTCTATGGAAAGATGTACATCAGACTTTTCATGAAGCCTGTCATTCTGTAAAATCCCATCAGAAAAGACTCTTCTTTCAGTAAATATACCCTCCACATAGACCAGGTATGATAACTATCCAAGGTTAGGTGGACTAAAATGGGGAGCCTATTTATCAAATCTACTGTAATTTATCTCGAGTGATGAGATTGGTGGTCATCAATAAAAGCTCCATCCTGCTAACATGCATTGCACATCCCATGATCCAGTAGGAAACGATGCATCGCTAGTGAGTGCATCCCCAGCAAACAACATGATTAATATTTTCCCACAAGCTCCAGTTGCAAAACCATTTGTCCATTAGAGTAGTATTCAATGTACTTGGTGGATCTTGATGTTTATTTTTGTTGCAGAGCTTGTTGTTGTCAAGGGCCAGGTCTGCCTTCACTGAAACTTAAATCATTCTATGATTCTTGAACATATAAGCGTCTTTTTTTCTGAGCTGGTCTTCTTTGCTTCCATGTTTAATGAACCTAAGTAGATATTATAAATGTATAAATGTGGCTTGCTGAAAGTTGCTTTCATCCAATGTGTGGTGTGCTGTCTCTTGTACTCCAAAGATGCTCTGTTTCTAGCCGCAACTAATAATGAACCTCCTGAATTTAATTGCATAAGCTAAAGTATCATATCAACTTGCAACTTTTTTTAGTTTAATTCTTCAGTTGTGTGGCCTCTCTTTGGACACCATTCAGTACACCGTGTGTTAACAAAGTGCCCTTTTGATTGCCTCTGGTGTCCGATGATGTCCTTTGTGGATTTGATTTACAATTGGGTTCTACATGATGGTAGGTTATTATTCTTTAGTCAAAAATTAAAGAAGTACCTTTTTTAGGTTGGATAAGGCTTGATGCGATGAATAAGCTTCAAAACTTGTGACAATAGATTTTAATGCAGAGTGATAATTCACAGTATCTCTCCCCATATTCTGATTCATTATTTGCGATCTGAGTCTTAGTATGTCATCTCAGTTCATTTCCCAGGCCCCTTAAGTTACTGCTTGACTGTTTATATCTCGCAAATGGAGCAGTACAGTTTGCTGCAAGACAGGATTAGTTTTAACGTCTCAGACTATCGGGAGATATCATAGAGCAACACATTACGTGTGGATAAAGACGTGGAGATGTGCATGTTTTTTTCTTACCAATTTGGGCAAAATTAACTTCAAATGAAGCATACGACACCAATCCCGTTTGCATGCTTCCCTGTTGGGGTAACTGCCAGGATAAAAACCAGCAACAAAGTCAGTAAATTCTAACCAATGtgcttttcttcttcctcctttgctTACTGAAAAATAACAAAACTATGTTTGTAAAATCTTATATTTTATATTCACATTTTACATGAGGCTTACCTATATTAACCTTCTCTAGACGGTTACTTATAAATATCTTTAGAATAAATTTGAGGTAAAGACATGCTACGGAACTGCAACGAAGAGTAGGATTTTGCCCAATATTAACTAGCTGAGGTGCGGTAAACGACTTTTATGTAGTATTTCTCCTCAACAAGGTATTATTAACCTGGATGGGGAAGGCCTAATGCTTGTGTTTAAAGCTACCTATGAGAAGACTAGACTAGCTAAGCAATAATTTAAATTACTAGACAAAAGCAAACCTAGCCTACAAATAAGaaagtagaaaataaaatttaaaagctAAAGAAAATTAAGAAACTAAATTATCTAAAAATAACTAGTAGTTTACCATCTAGCTACCAAGAGAGCTTTACTACTACCAAAGACTCCACCAattaatttaccaaaaaaaaagaagaccccACCAATTAATCCCGACGCAGCACGCCACAATCAGAAAGTCCACCAACTGGCTTCGCTGCAGATCGTAGGAATCCATTGGAGCTTGCATAGAATCCACCGTGCAAGAAGTATATTTTAGAGCAAATATGAGTTGACGTGCACTCGGGATAGAGGCTGTAGAGCTATCAAGATGGGCCGGCCCATCCTGATCCATCTCAATCTGTTTCTAAATGGGGTGGGACGGGCTGATCCATTTTATTTGGtacattgaaaaaatttcaacccCAACCCAATCCATCCTGCCATCGATTGCAGGTTAAATGGATCAATCtgctaaaattctaaaaaaaaaaagaacctgtAAATAGCAAGGATGGAGGAGCCCATCGAGATGGAGCAAGAGTGAAGGAGTCCGTTGGGGAAGGGGGTGGGGGGATGTGAGCACGGCGGCTGTGGAGGGCGTCATGGGGAAGAGGCACGGAGGGTGGGGTGGGGTGCAGGCGCTGGGGCGGGGGGTGGGGTGCGTGCGGCCATAGAGGAAGTGGCAGCCTCGTCACGGAAGATCAGGCGGTCGGGAACCCTAGGGAGCGGCAACGGGAAGGGGTTGGGAGGGCTACGGCCTGCGGTAAGGAAAATAGAGACATTTGTCATCTAGATTGTGCTGTTGATGGTGGTGGTCATGGTCCGATCGGTGTTGTCGGGGCGGTGGCGGCGGTGGAGGAGGAAGCGGCCGACAGAAGGGAGGGTGGTGGAGATGGGGATGGGGGTGGGAGTAGTAACTGGGGTCGAGGTACTAGGAAGGGGCAGGCGGGGGATCGTAGTTGGATCAGCCGGTGATGTGGGGATGGTCCGACGGTTTCATAGTTGTCGTTGACGGGTGGATCTCTTTGTTGAGGAGAGTTCCGAGGGCTCGCTTGATCGCTGCCACGAGGAGGAAAGGAGAGGACTCGGCATTCCGAGGGGCCAACTCGTGGGGGACCAGGGATAAGATAATTTCAATACTAAAAAAAAAGGGACCAGTCCGCCCCGACCTATCCTGCCCCACTAATCCAAATGGGACGGATCATTTAACCTGCTTTCCAAACGGATTGCTAAAATATGAATCCAACCTTCCTCATTTACATGGTGGGACTGGTCAATTTAACGGGCCAAATCCAAATTGACAGCTTTAACTCAAGGAAAATGTTGGGATAATTCAACCAACCCCCGACTCCGATTCTATATTGGCTATATGAATACAATACTCTGACTAACAATCAGTTGACCGACtgacagtcggctattatcaaccaacaatgGACAACTTAGTTAATCTCCGATcgaagaccatcggcatatcagagttaccgatcgatgctcattcggatctccaCGACTACCGATCTACTACAGTtactgacatatagtcggcttatcttccTACGATCATATAAGGCTGGAATGTGCGGAACCTACACATCTAACCATTATAAACGGTTATCAACTACATGTCACAGTCATTAATAGGCATAAACAACCCATTAACTTTATAATAATGGCTCGATAATTTAGtacctgttgcccagctatgcaacccaaaaggaggggtgaattgggtttttaaaaaatttaagcttaactaattacttatgaaaagtatttgttaaaagcttgatgaatgaggagaaagactttagttcaagattaattacctaaagcaagaatgcaaggatataataaagaaataaagagaaacaataaagcacaccacaaacacaaggatttatagtggttcggtgccaaccttgcacctacatccactccccaagctcctacttggaaattccaatccactatacttgtattcaacccgaatacaaacgtcggaaactctgacactagctatcccaagctagtccacttgtttctcgggtacaagccaacccaatacactccgatttcaggttcggatcaaccttcccttgtttttagaaaccctccaaaaataagaacaattactcacaaagagtaagacagtttagagcataaataagtacaagaatagctccttaaatgaacgAATATtacattaaatgcactttactcaaatgaagaatcccctttttgatttcctcaaagtgaatgaagagttgaatgaacgcttgaggaataggtgagctttgattgaaggcttcttgaaggctttgaaagagctcttgatcagggttgaaaagttggcttgaaaaatcctctctttgaatgctcttgaatgcccttttgaacgctcttgcttttctctttcaaaatctcttgtatctctcgtgtatattgtagatccccttttgtttttcacctttttaaaccttttatagctttaagaaacaaggaaaaacattttaggcagaaaaagagccgttagagcatttaacgtgagcattaaaggcaactaaaacgggcaaaaaattagtcgttgcggacaattcccgtcgcaggggtcgactcatgagtcgactcatgcttcagggtcgactcatgagtcgacctctgttgcaaaaaccagagatttggatttctggatattttggc
Above is a genomic segment from Elaeis guineensis isolate ETL-2024a chromosome 1, EG11, whole genome shotgun sequence containing:
- the LOC105039886 gene encoding uncharacterized protein, which encodes MEISAAISDAISLAATHGLAFSTKLLLARPSPTLALSAAPPTAVRSDFYRPAAPRALVRRPRRTRRRSLTDGDGGEEDAFSGDGDGDDGPFGGGGGGGRGWNFGGGSNWSGSDWDGSESPSFSSSDPAFDFIYEIVCWIALSNCTHFAWKKLGRLLAERGKVISFRLLPFMC